The following is a genomic window from Vitis vinifera cultivar Pinot Noir 40024 chromosome 6, ASM3070453v1.
AACGTAACCATAGTGTTTTGGTTTATGCTAGTTCTTGGTAAATGTATTTGGATTTGAAGTTTGATTCTGTTGGATCTGTATGATATTGATCTGATTATATTGGTGTCCTTGATGGTGATGAATAAGGTGGATCTGTTTTTGATGCCTGTGAGATTGAAGTTGAATCTTTTAGCAAGCAAGATAGACATTTACTTATCATGGGCAGAACATTCAGAAAATTGTGTTTATTGtataaatgatttaattggATTTTCGATTACTTAACAGAGGGTGtcccattgattttttttttctttttgtcctcCTATGAGAGTTTAGTTATCAGTAGTTTTATCTGATCAATGATCACCAAAGCAGatgttttatatgttgataGCCTAGTTAATTGTTTGCCATTCTAGTTAAATAACAAATTCTGAGCATGTACATGAGTTAGGCACACCTGCATAATAACATGATTATGAACCAATAAGCACCATGGTCATTcaggtgtgtgtgtgtgaattaTTTGCTTGTATGCATGTTTATGCTTTGAACTCCTTGATTTAGTGTATGTGAGACGTGCTTTCATCAAGTATTTATCTTATTTGGCTTCTCCTCCTTGTTTGGGGCTGTTGGGAGTTTTCTTGCATGTATAGTTTTGCTACTGACTCATGCTTGCAAATTACAGGTGGGAGTGATTGGAGATGATTTGATAAATTGAATCAACAATGTCTAGTGTGAGAGCATGGTGGAAATTAGTTGCAGATTATCGATTTCTAAAAACCATAAGCTGCATTTAACAATAAAAGATCACTGCATATACTATGGCTGCTTCTGCAAAAACTATCACCCTTGAAAGTTCTGATGCCATTAGTGATTGGACTGTTGTTTTACCTCGTCGTGGTAAGCGGAGAAGAAATTTCCTCAAGAGCAAGCATCCTGAACAACATCAACAACCATGGGCACCAACTGATCTTGAAATGGATCTTCATAGAGAATCAAAACTGATGCAGAAGATCCAGATCTGCATAAGGAAACTTGGAAACTCTACATTTTATCATGTCCTTTTGGATCAAGTCCAAACTCCTCACATGTTGGAGGCTTTTCTCAGGGTTCTGGGATCTGAATTAAAGATGCAGATGGTGGTATATGGTATAGGCAGCATCGAATCATATGAACCCCCTCGATTGCAGCTTAGCCTGGCAATCTTGCTGAAAAGAAAGTTCAGTTGGATTGGGGACATCAAGGTATTTGATCCAATTCTTTCTGCGACGGAGTCGAGAGTGTTGGAAGCCCTGGGTTGTTCTGTTCTATCAGTCAATGAACAAGGTCGGCGACAAGCTTCAAAGCCTACGCTGTTCTTCATGCCACACTGTGAGGCAGAGTTATATGATAATCTTCTACAGGAAAATTGGAGAACAGAGCGTATGAATAATATTGTGTTGTTTGGAAACAGCTTTGGGACATATGAACAGCATGTATCAGAGTTTAGGAGCTCAACACTTGTTGATTCCTCGAGGCATATCTTGGCTGTTCGAAAGTTCACGCGTGAATTTGCAATCAAGACAGTTTCAGATGATTATTTTGGAGCCTTTCATGATTCAAGCTGGCATTTCTTCAGCCTTGTTGCTTGAACAGCTGTGCAGTTCACAAGCAAGACTGAATGATGATTGAAAACGATCTGATTTTTAATCTTTCATTgcatttaaaacaagtttactGTTCTCTTAGTACCTGAAACAACCCCCATAACATTATTTCAAAGTCTGTATTATCAGTAATAATCTCTCGGAGATGCCTCCAATTTCTCTTTACTGAGGGGGAGTAGGAAAAATGAGTGCTTTGAGTGGGAAAATGGTTTAGAAGAACACCAGATGATGGGAACCAACCAGGATTTAGCCTACAAGCATCCTTGCGCCTTCCCaagtcaaaataaataataataaaaaaataccacCACCAATCTTTCTTTCTGCTACCCAAGCTCCAATCACCACTGTacttagttttaattatttttttggtttttttttaattactatttGCACCGATTGGACAACAATTACCTAACTTGGTGAAATGACAGATTTTTTTACaagtagtttaaaaaaataatttttaaaatatcgtagtgaaaaaattaaaataattcataaaataatgtagtagaaaaaataaaaatcattattaaaatcgtctatttcttaaaaaaaaaaaattattattattactaggGGAGAAATAatctctttattaaaaaaaattaaattatctctttaagagacgagtttcaaaactctattttttcatttcctaaaaatattttaacaaataatatatttatacaatagtataattattatacatatatgtattataaaattaaataaaatttatttattaaatttaatatataaaataattataattattgagatatttatcaacaaatttataaaaatataaattaagtttaacatttgatatttataatttttatattaaattagatattgatttaaaatatattttgttctttatcttcaatttttctttaaattaatttaattaattataactcataaaactaatttagttttatattgttttttatttataatcccatcattttttgtttttttcactttggaattaaaaaaaactattctcaattTTACGTGAaaaatgagtttataaaaaacaaatttattaaaaaattatttacaaaataaaattttctttttgtacaaaaaaaatttgaagaggCAATTTCtacccttatatatatatttaagaaatgTTGAAGATACgatttctaatttatatatatatatatatatatatatatatatatataaaagaaactatctcttaaaaagatgatttctccccttaaattttttcaaaaaaggattttagatttggtatcttaaaaagacaatttttgggtaaaatctttttttttttttaatgaaataaatcgtcttttgaagagacgattttaaaaggttctatttttctctttcctacTTGGCAAAAAATATGgtagatttggaattatttttttaaattaatattcttGTCAAAAATATGTGAAATGACCCATTATAACCAAATGTGTATGGGTCTAATTTTTATGGTTGGTGAACTAacgtttttaaataaagaagCAAAAAACATATAGTAAAGTCCAAAAAAACCAAGGCAAAATCCAAAAGGGAGAAAACCCTTGAAGCTTAGAATCGTAGAAAACAGAACAAAAGACTTAACAAGGTCGTAACTCAAAATCCCAACAAAACCACAAACAACATCAAAGTAGCCTCAAATCCATTCACATATAACAATTGTTAAATCAGAAGAGTTATCGGAATAAAGACTTTTGTGAAAGCTTCTTCTAGatttttgttgataatttttatatgggtTACCAAAATTCTATGGTACATCATTATTATCATACCTTATTTTAAATCTTGGCCTTAAAGTATATGATTAAATTTGAATTGTGAACAAaagtacaaaagaaataaaaaaatataaataatgagaTTAATGTATAAAGAAGTGGAACTTCAATcctgaaaatgaaagaattatTTAGTTATAAACAAATAAGCTTATGAGGTTATATggttattttaattaattgtcatgaaaaaagtgatttttttatactatcgcataaattaataaattatttttgtcttCTATGCAAACATGAATAAATACTAAGGAGAAACCAGTGTACAACTTTCTTCAAATCCTATTTTATAAAATCCACgtgaatcaatcaatcatattGAATTATATGTCTAATATATGTCATGCCCGTTCCATCATATATATAGAAACTAATTACAAAATATTGGTCTCCACTACCATGACATGCAGTGCAACTCGTCTTTGATCTCCAATATATAGACAAATCCACATTCTTCTCATATAGCTCTTATACCATAGTGCTTTATCATTTGAATTTAGGCACCAATGTTCAAACATATTCTTGGGTTATCTGGATTCCCATAAAACATGGATGACTACTTATAATAGATGTTGAGGGGCAAGGTTCAAAAAATTGGCTGAGTCCGGTACGACTCGGTCGAGTCGTATCTACCTCGACGCCAACCGCAATGAGTCCAATACCAGATACAAATTTATACCTAGACTCGACCTTAAATCGGTTAGACTCAGATGACTCGACTGATATTCCGAGTTAACTTGGTCAACtcgataaaaataaaaaataaaaatcaatcaacAGATTCCTTCTCCTTTCCCATCATAAgaagaatcaaaattttcagAGAAATAAGAGATTCATCTGCAAAAGAAAACACTCGTGAATATGTGATTCATgaacaagtttgaaaaaaacaaacccgtgaaaatttgaaacaaacttGTGACActttcaaaagcctttaaaaagagaaaaatcaacaaatgaTGAGACACAATTGAAGATTTACTTACtggaatatatttgagccttggaagagtgttttttagtgcaccattgttctaaaacttgcatatccttagtgcaccattcaatcctagtattcttgtatcatttgagcttaaagtttttataataggattttgtgagatcatttatttgtaaatctttgagatgaagtttttcaagagtgggatatctcttgagaagtgtaaagggtgtttgaagccaaaagtccaagggggtgaattggaaccataatccaattgtattgcttgaaggcttggtttggaagccttaaaTTAGTGGAatctcaagcttgggattgaagctagaggagagtggatgtaggccgggttacgccgaaccactataaatttttgtgtttgcattctctcttccctactcttttaatttatatgcaattgtctttatattacttattatatacttgcatataattgtctcttacattcacatagtttaaatttgcaaaaagagaccatcaccctattcaccccccctctagggtgattaccataggttggattagcctaatttttccaACACCTTATTATgttgagattatatttttaatttattaaattatgtaattttttattttataatattaaattgatttacatgTATTTAAATTAGTAAAACTAGGAAATTCATGTATGCAGTGTAAAGTAATGTTTAGATGTAATGTTACGAAATTGAAGAATTGGAAAGTAATGTTTATATGAAATTGGAGAATTcataatgataatattatgatgatattaaatatatttatatgtaatgtttttattttatagaaagattatatttttaatttattaaattatgtgattttttttatcctataatattaaattggttcactaaattatttttgtatggtatagaaatataaaatatatttatatggtaaactttatatggtatagatattgtatttttaatttatgtttttatcttataatattgcaaaattaaattacattagaaaattaataattatttaaaacaattttttttttcaaataatcataactataaAAGTAATGATTTAATGATACGGATTAaagggtatgcatttacatggtatagagaaattacatttatatttgaatcaattttacttcattatatcatgcagattttttattttataatattctaaaattaaattacaataggaaatcaataattatcaaaacaaacttttttgaaagaatttttttataaaaatattcatttatttaactattatttattttaattaaaaaacatataaataagtgaaaaataaaatatggtgaACTTAAGTGAGATCGTGTTTATtgcttttttttaatagaatttatttttatatggtaataatatgaaacatataagtgagtggaaaattgaatattataattcttatataaatgcgtttatatatatttaatttgaaaagtaagttgttttccttttatacatgattaggttaaaatttcaaaatggcttcaaaacatTATATTGGTTGGGAACATGCAAAACTTGTTGGTGGTAGTAGAGAACCACGAAGTGTAAATATTGTGGGAAAGTTATACATGATAGTATAACAAGATTAAAACAACACATCGCACATATATCCAAACAAGTGGAAGATGTCCACGTGTACCGGTAGAAGTGTCACATAGTGTTAGACAACATATGTCtaatacttcaaaagaaaaagcatagttaaaggaaaaaaaagaacgaCTTTTGAGtttcttaaataaagaaaatttctatgaaattgatgagGGTGATTCTGATGATGAAATTAAGGAAGTTGTTATGGctgattttgaaagaagacaaatgaaacaagcaaCGAAAGAAAGTcgtcgaatttttgaagaatgtAGACAAGTGCATCAAAAGGATGCTAGTTCCTCACAACCTTCTAATGTTAGGATTAAACACAAACTGACACGTAGCTTCAGTGTAAGAGAATGAGCTAGCATACCTCCAAAAGAAATTGATCCCTACATGTTTCCATCAAagcaaaaatcaataaaaagcttGTTTTCTACTGAAGATGTGAAAAAAGTGGGTAAAactatttctaaattatttctCTTTAATGCAGTTGACAGTGAGCCTTACtatcaatcaatgattgatACCATAGTAGAAGTAGGTCTAGGCATCAAGGGTCCCACAGGATACCAGATTAGAAATACATATTTAGAAGATGAGGTGCAAAAGTTTGAGGTATATATAACAACATTGAAGGCTAAATGGCCtatatatgggtgcacaatcatATGTGATGATTAGAGTTCTAAGACTAGAAAgcctatcatcaatttcatgatttattatgatAGAAGTATGATATATCATTCTTCAGTTGACACTACCAACATATCTAAGACAACAGACTACATATTTTCCCTTATGGATAAAGTTGTAGAGGAGATTGgggaggaaaatgttgttcaagtaGTCACTGATAATGAGACAAGTTTTAAAGCAGCTGGTATATTGTTGATGGAAAAGCGAAAACATTTGTTTTGGTCTCCTTGTGCAACCCACTGTATTGATTTAATGCTTGAAGATATTGCAAGCATGAAGCAGATTAAGGAGACATTAGATCAAGCTAAGATGATCAcaagatttatttataatagcttgaaagtagtgaatttgatgaaagtgttCACCAAGGATAAAGATTTGTTAACGCCATGAATAACCCGTTTTTTCActgaattcatttcacttgaAAGTCTTATATATTATGAGACTGATTTGAAGAGAATGTGCACAATAAATGAGTGACgtgaattcaataaaaataggaGCAGAAAAAGTTTAAGAGATAAGATATCCAACCTTATTTTAACTGATCAATTTTGGAAGAAGGCAAGGAAAGTTCAAACCATCATGGAACCTCTcgtcaaagtattgaaattggttgatcaagaaaaaaaaacccacactatcaatcatttatgaagcaatggatAGAGCCAAATTGGCTATCAAGGCATCGGTTAAGCAATGGGAAAAGAATTGGGAAGTCATTGATAAAATGTGGGAATGTCAATTGCACAGACATTTGCATGCtgcaagtaataaaaaaaattctttctatatttttttcaagtacaaattattataaattgattattatttaacttatagCAGCATGTTTTTAAAATCCAATGTTCAAATATTCAAAGTATTTCTCCAACCATCCGGaaattaaaaatggattaaaGGAGGTTATCAAGAGATTAAAACTAGATTTGGATAGACAAGCAAAAGCTATTAACgaggtataataatagtttgtgacctttatataatacattttgtatatgtaatgtgcattaacaaaaaaaataaatgttaatgacgtaggtgaaattatttgttgacggccaaggagaatttggaagtgcactaacaaagaaagcaataaatcaatctcttccaagtactcaatacatttacgtctattacaaataagaaattatcatcattttttgttaaatatatcatagtgattaataagtatccattttctttattatagttgaatggtggaacaactatggcgacgaaggtccacatctacaaaagattgttgttaaaatttttaagccAAACTTGCTCTTCATcaggttgtgaaagaaattggagcacatggtcATTGATTCACACAAAGTTGCGCAACCGTTTGGCAATGAAAAAGTTgcataagttagtttatgtGTACTACAATATGTGACTTcgagttaagaatttgatgcaagagtgaaacaatgaagatttatacaatccaattgatctgaatcatatctttaatgatgatgatatattagatGAGTGGATACTAGAAGGAGAAGAGCCTATTTTATCATCtgataatttggattggttggataaagGTCTTCCCTCTAATGAAGAAGGTAGAGAAACGGTTCATGAAGATGATGGTGCCACAAATCGTAGAGTTGATAGGCGTACAAGTAATGCTACACAAGAAAGAGATATTGATTCCCGTCGTAAAGGTAAGGCTCctagaacaatttcttcaagttctagtagtgatgatggtgacAATGGGGGCAATAGGCGGGGTGGGGGTAGTAGAAGAGTTAGTGGCACTAGTGAGGGTACTGGAGGAGATGGTAGCACTAAGGACGGTTATGTTAGTCAAGTAGATCCTGGCATGTCATGGGCACAAGGAGATGAAAATTACTATGCCACACAAGATACAGATCATGAATATCGACCAGGAATATGGGAACAACGAAAACATTTGAAAAGAGTAACTACATTTCTCAGCGATGATGATTATTATAGTGGGTTTGATTATCATAGATCAAATTATCACCGTATTGATGaacacttacaaaatttgggTATAGGATCAAGGTCGTATTTCAGAGGGGTAGATGATAGATCATATCACAACTTTAGAGACTGTGATAGCTCTTCCAGTACTtttagtagaaatgattttgattgatttcCAATGATGCATCCAGAAGGATATTCAAATACTGGAACACAAGCTAGTGATTCCtatggatatgatcaatcttCTAGTAGCAGTAGCATTGCTTATCGAGGTTTTGGATACTATCAATATGGTGTTAATCCCGAACAGCCTTCGAAACCATATTTTCTtgattatggatcatcaagccAATCATCTTAGCCAACATATTcgagttatgaacaactctttcaACCATATCCTCACTACGAGAATTACCATCCCAATTTGTACACTTGTCGTAgaactgatgatgatgattttgaactccctcgtcattcaacatggaattgattattgtattgtatgtttgtt
Proteins encoded in this region:
- the LOC100251366 gene encoding protein SENSITIVITY TO RED LIGHT REDUCED 1 — translated: MAASAKTITLESSDAISDWTVVLPRRGKRRRNFLKSKHPEQHQQPWAPTDLEMDLHRESKLMQKIQICIRKLGNSTFYHVLLDQVQTPHMLEAFLRVLGSELKMQMVVYGIGSIESYEPPRLQLSLAILLKRKFSWIGDIKVFDPILSATESRVLEALGCSVLSVNEQGRRQASKPTLFFMPHCEAELYDNLLQENWRTERMNNIVLFGNSFGTYEQHVSEFRSSTLVDSSRHILAVRKFTREFAIKTVSDDYFGAFHDSSWHFFSLVA